The sequence GCATTCCCCAGGAGGGGGCGGAACAGGGGGGATTCGAAGCAGGTCCTTTCCAGGGAGAAGACGATGTTGATGGCAAGGATTCGGTAGACGTTGAGGGGAAGCTTCCGCTCAAAGAATTTTGCGATGTCGTCCAGAGCCTGCTCGAGAAGTCGAAGATCCCCAATCTGTATGCTTTTGCGAAAATCCTCCAGCGCTTTTCCCGGGAAGCCCTCCATCAGGGACGGCGAATCCGCATTGTCCGCGCGGCGAGTTTGGACGGGAGGCAGACAGGCCCTCAGCACGGAGAGAATTTCGCGGTTCGACGAAGGCTTTACCAGATAGGCATCGACCCCGCAGCGGATGGCTTTTTGTGCAAACTCGAATTCGGCGTAGGCGGAGTTGAGGATCACGAAGGTTTGGGGCAGGTGGTGTTTGATCTTTTCCGCTGCCTGGAGCCCGTCCAGGAGGGGCATGCGTATGTCCAGAAGAGCCAGGTCCGGCCGATGAAGCAACGTCAGCTCGACGGCGGACAGCCCGTCCTCCACACTCGCCACCACGCTGTAGTCCCCGGTTCCTTCGATGAACTGCGTAAGGTAATTCCTTTCTATGGCCTCGTCTTCGGCGATCAATATTTTATACATCCTGCTGTACGTCTCCTTGTATTGCTCCGGGTGCTTCGCGCCTGTCAAAAGAGGCCGGCCCTTATGAGGACTATGATAACAGTGATGCCCCAAGTCGTGTGCGGTCGTTGTTTTGAATCGGGATGGAGCAAAGCGCCGGACGACGATGGTTTCGCCCTCAATCTTCCGATTTTACGGCCTTTTTTTGCCAAAAAACGGAGGGTAAATTTTCAAGTGACCATAGAAAAACCTCGGCGGCGATTGAAACGTGCGGGGCTTTCTGCAAGAATTTCAGAAAGGGATGTCCCTTTGCACAGATTATACCTATGTGGAGGTTTGATGCAATCATGAAGGTCAACGATCGTTATTGCTCGTTCTATTACGAGCTCGATGAGGATTACGGCGAAATTGTCATCGACGGGAGCAGAACGGCACTACTTATCGTGGATATGCAATACCACTTCCTTACCCGTCCCGACACAAGCGGCATGAGCGAGAGGGAAAAGGCCTATTATGCACGCTGGGAGTACTTTTACGATCGAGTGGACAACGAGGTGATCCCCAACAACGCACGGCTCCTTTCCGCGTTTCGGGAGAGGAAGATGCTTGTCGCCCACGCCCGCATAACCGGCCAGCTCGCGAATGGGAGGGATCGGTCCCTGGATCAGAAGGCCACGGGATACAACGAATTGCTCCTGCTCGACGGAAATCCCGCCGGCGAGATCGTCGCTCCGTTGGCTCCTCGCGAAAACGAATTGGTGGTCAGGAAGACGACGGACAGCGCCCTTACGGGGACGTCGCTCCGGCTGATGCTGCACAATTGCGGCATTGATACGGTGGTCGTGACCGGGGTCCTGACCGATCAGTGCGTGTCGGGGACCGTTCGCAGCTTGGCCGACGAGAGCTTCAAGGTTTGGCTCGTAGAGGACGCCTGCGGGGCATCGACGCGTGAGATACAGGAGCACGAACTCTCGGTGCTGAATAACATCTATTGCCACGTGGTCAGCACCGACGAATTGATCGCCGCCTTATAGGAGGAAGAACATGAACGACAGCAAACTGAAGAGGAACCTGAGCTTCATACAGATGATCGCAATATCGTCGGGAGCCGTTATCGGAGGCTGGCTTGCCGAGGCTCCCTACTGGTTTCAGACCACGGGGGCGGGGGCGGCTTTCCTGTTTCCCCTTCTTGCCCTTCTCCTTGTTCCCGTAGGCCTGGCGTTCGGCGAGCTGTCCGCAATGCTACCCTTTGCTGCGGGGGTGGATGCCTGGACCAGCAACGCTTACGGCAACAAAATGGGATTTGCGACTCAGTGGATGATGTTTCTGATTCAGGTCGTGGAGCCCCCGATGATGGCCTTCATCTTCGGAACGGCCATCAACCATTTCTATCCCTTGAATAGCGATCAGATGATGATGGTGGCGATATTCTCCGTCACCCTTTGGTTCGTCCTCTCCAATTTCAACATCAGCCTGACGGGGAAACTGTCCAACTTCTTTTTCTTCTCCATGATCGCCATCTCGCTTCTGGTCTCGTCCTCCTTTTTCCTCAGCGGCCACTGGAGTATGGATCACATTCGTCTGAACCAGGGTTTTTTCCCGAAGGGGGGGTATGGAATCTTCATTGCCATGGCCGTATTCTCGCTCAAGTTCATCGGCTTTGAAATGACGCCCACCCTGATAGAAGAGACCAATTTTCCGGCCTCAAAAATATGGAAGGTTATCCTTGCATCGCTCTTCATCCCCGCGCTGCTTTACAGCTTTGTCGTGCTGGCGATGGGAGGCATGGCCCCGTGGCATGAAATTGCCTCGATGAGCATGCCTGAGCCCGAACTGGCGGCTCGCTTCGGGCTGCCCGCAATTCTGGGGATCCTCGCCATTGTCTCTGGCCTCATGCACGCTTTCACCACACTGATGGGGTTCTGGACGTCCAGCGCCCGG comes from uncultured Fretibacterium sp. and encodes:
- a CDS encoding response regulator, which gives rise to MYKILIAEDEAIERNYLTQFIEGTGDYSVVASVEDGLSAVELTLLHRPDLALLDIRMPLLDGLQAAEKIKHHLPQTFVILNSAYAEFEFAQKAIRCGVDAYLVKPSSNREILSVLRACLPPVQTRRADNADSPSLMEGFPGKALEDFRKSIQIGDLRLLEQALDDIAKFFERKLPLNVYRILAINIVFSLERTCFESPLFRPLLGNAAQELIVQSIVAATDILTIQNIVLSCLAKLRSSASVLLQASIPTVRRITAYLDEHFREPVTSASLEKIVCLSGDYIERHFRRETGQSIAQYLRAKRVLEAKRLLSRSDMTLQDISEASGFGSLSTFYKVFRKAVHNTPAQYRKATRG
- a CDS encoding isochorismatase family cysteine hydrolase, which produces MKVNDRYCSFYYELDEDYGEIVIDGSRTALLIVDMQYHFLTRPDTSGMSEREKAYYARWEYFYDRVDNEVIPNNARLLSAFRERKMLVAHARITGQLANGRDRSLDQKATGYNELLLLDGNPAGEIVAPLAPRENELVVRKTTDSALTGTSLRLMLHNCGIDTVVVTGVLTDQCVSGTVRSLADESFKVWLVEDACGASTREIQEHELSVLNNIYCHVVSTDELIAAL
- a CDS encoding APC family permease, which gives rise to MNDSKLKRNLSFIQMIAISSGAVIGGWLAEAPYWFQTTGAGAAFLFPLLALLLVPVGLAFGELSAMLPFAAGVDAWTSNAYGNKMGFATQWMMFLIQVVEPPMMAFIFGTAINHFYPLNSDQMMMVAIFSVTLWFVLSNFNISLTGKLSNFFFFSMIAISLLVSSSFFLSGHWSMDHIRLNQGFFPKGGYGIFIAMAVFSLKFIGFEMTPTLIEETNFPASKIWKVILASLFIPALLYSFVVLAMGGMAPWHEIASMSMPEPELAARFGLPAILGILAIVSGLMHAFTTLMGFWTSSARVLYGAAQLNQLPRGFMKVNRYGQPFLANVVVYMFSLFFCFFSGDNWVQYIYAISSIAAGVVYFISCLDVVRLRMLHPEWKRPFRAPGGLPMFLVGMGISIWLVIGACMELDAGGYLSLLIFFGLGVVVFWVADSYRRKQGRGLTALTPEDIGRE